The DNA sequence TGGCAGCCATCCACGGCGCTTGCGTAGGGGGAGCCGTGGACATCGTCTCGGCCTGTGATATGCGATACGCAACGGAGGATGCCTACTTCTCCATCAAGGAAATCGATCTCGGTTTGGTCGCCGACATCGGCACACTCCAGCGCCTTCCAACCATTCTGCAACCGGGAATGGTCGCCGAGATGGCCTACACTGGACGCAAGGTATTTGGGCCAGAAGCAGCACAGATCGGACTTACCAATCGCTGTTTCGCAGACAAGGCCCAGATGATGGAAGCCGTGCTGGAAATTGCCGGGACCATTGCCGCCAAATCCCCCCTCTGCATCCGAGGAACCAAGGAAGTGCTGCTCTACAAGCGCGATCATTCGGTGGAGGACTCCCTCAACTATATGGTGGCATGGAACGCCTCCATGCTCATGTCCAAGGACCTCATGGAATCCTTCCAGGCACACATGATGAAGCGAAAGCCCGTCTACGACAACTAGGACCTCACCCAATCTGGATTCATGGAGGGGAGTTTATCATAAGCTCCCTCCAATCCTCGAATCGATTGCAGATGCCCCCAGCCATGATCGCTCAAGTGATCAGGTTGTCTTTGCTTGGGAAGATTAATGCGCATTTGGGCGTGCCCCCGCGGCTTGGCAAAAGTTTCGCTCTCGGGAATGGATTCGCGGGGTCTGGCCCTTCCGGACTCGCTGATCGCTCGGTCGGTGGAAATACCGATCCGTACAAGGCACTTTGCGCGAAAAGCAACCAAGTCCGCACCTAGATTGGAGATATCCACCGACTGAATCCTACAGGCCCATCACGCCGCCGCTGGCCATCCGCACCTCTGATGGATTTCCCTCCATTCACACTCGGCGCCGATCTCCTGAGCGTGTACATGCATGCCGTGCCCGCTCCCCCTTTGTGTCATTCTGAAAAATCTGAAGCCGGGGCCTCTGCGTTGGGGATTTATTCAGAATCTCACGCCTAGTGCATGCCGGGACTTGTCTTTTACCAAGCGCAGAACATCCATTCTCGCCACATCCCCAAACCCCACACGTCATCCTCGACGGCCATAGCCAAGGCCCCAGCGTCGGCGCCGATCGGGGATCTCCTGAGCGTGTACATGCATCCCGGGCCTGCTCCCCCTTTGTGTCATTCTGAAAAATCTGAAGCGTGGGCCTCTGCGTTGGGGATTTATTCAGAATCTCAAGCCTCGTGCATGTCAAGGCTTGTCTTTTACCAAGCGCAGAATATCCATCCTCGCCACATCCCCAAGCCCCACACGTCATCCCCGACGGCCATAGCCAAGGCCCCAGCGCCCGCGCCGATCGGGGATCTCCTGAGCCTGTACATGCATGCCGTGCCCACTCCCCCTGTGTGTCATTCTGAAAAATCTGAAGCGTGGGCCTCTGCGTTGGGGATTTATTCAGAATCTTGGGAGGAATGAATGTCCAGCGCCCCAAGATCCTGAATCGACCCCCATCGCCGGAAGCCTCGGCTATGGCCATTCAGGATGACATATTGGGAAGGAATGAGTTCCTGCCCTGCGGGCGCCCAACCGCAACCCCCTTTGCAGGGACGCGAGATCCCGGATAAATTCCGCCTCGCACACAGGCCACCGCGGGAATTTTCCGGGATGAGGCAATATGTTTGTTGAGTATTTGTGCAAGCGCTGAAGGCGCGACATCCCACAGGCAAGGGTTTCTAACCCTTGACTGACTATGGCACGGGGAGCGAAACCCAATTCCAAGCCCACTCCCCCTTTGTGTCATTCTGAAAAATCTGAAGCGCAGGCCTCTGCGTTGGGGATTTATTCAGAATCTCAAGCTTCGTGCATGCTGAGTCTTGTCTTTTACCAAGCGCAGAATATCCATCCACGCCACATCCCCAAGCCCCACACGTCATCCTCGACGGCCATAGCCAAGGCCCCAGCGTCGGCGCCGATCGGGGATCTCCTGAGCGCGTGCATGCATGCCGGACCTGCCCCACAAGCCCCCTTGGCGATCTCCTTGGATCTGAGCAGGAGCCGGATTACCCACAGGCCAGTCCACAGGCCGAAATCCGGCTCAGCCAAAATGGTGATGGGCCGGTCCACTTGCCGAAATCCGGCTCAGCCAAAATGGTGATGGGCCGACGCACTCGCCGAAATCCGCCTCGGCATTCATCCTGCCCTGCGGGCGCCCAACCGCACCCCCCTTTGCAGGGACGCGGGATCCCGGATAAATTCCACCTCGCACACAGGCCTCCACGGGAATTTTCCGGGATGAGGCAATATGTTTGTTGAGTATATGTGCAAGCGCTGTAGGCGCGACATCCCACAGGCAAGGGTTTCTAACCCTTGACTTTGGCACGGCGGCCATGCCCTCGGCCCCAGCGCCCGCCCCGATAAGGGATCTTCTGAGCGCGAAGCCTCCTGCTATGCGAGAAACAATTCTGCCTCATCCCGCAAAATTTCGAAGCGGTGGCGTCGGTGGGCCGGGAAATTTATGCGGGATCTCAAGCCTCGTGCATGCCGGGACTTGTCTTTTACCAAGCGCGGAATACCCATCCACGCCACATCCCCAAGCCCCACACGTCATCCCCGACGGCCATAGCCAAGGCCCCAGCGCCCGCGCCGATCGGGGATCTCCTGAGCGCGTGGATGCATGCCGGACCTGCCCCACAAGCCCCCTTGGCGATCTCCTTGGATGCCATGCTAGCTCGGGGAGATTCCACCTCTGCCACCGACACGCGTAGGCCGTGGCCGATGGCAGGCTGGAATGACGTGATGGGGTGGGATGGAATCCTGCCCTGCGAATGCCGAGCAGGAGCCGGATTACCCACAGGCCGGTCCACGTGCCGAAATCCGGCTCAGCCAAAATGGTGATGGGCCGACGCACTCGCCGAAATCCGCCTCGGCATTCATCCTGCCCTGCGGGCGCCCAACCGCACCCCCCTTTGCAGGGACGCGGGATCCCGGATAAATTCCGCCGCCCAAAGGCCACCGTGGGAATTTTCCGGGATGAGGCAATATGTTTGTTGAGTATTTGTGCAAGCGCTGTAGGCGCGACATCCCACAGTCAAGGGTTTCCAACCCTTGACTGTGGCACGGGGAGCGAAACCCAATGCCGTGCCCACTCCCCCTGTGTGTCATTCTGAAAAATCTGAAGCGTGGGCCTCTGCGTTGGGGATTTATTCAGAATCTTGGCAGGAATGAATGTCCAGCGCCCCAAGATCCTGAATCGACCACCATCGCCGGAAGCCTCGGCTATGGCCGTTCAGGATGACATATTGGGAAGGAATGAGTTCCGGCCCTGCGGGCGCCCAACCGCACCCCCCTTTGCAGGGACGCGGGATCCCGGATAAATTCCGCCTCGCACACAGGCCACCGCGGGAATTTTCCGGGATGAGGCAATATGTTTGTTGAGTATATGTGCAAGCGCTGTAGGCGCGACATCCCACAGTCAAGGGTTTCCAACCCTTGACTATGGCACGGCGGCCATGCCCTCGGCCCCAGCGCCCGCCCCGATAAGGGATCTTCTGAGCGCGAAGCCTCCTGCTATGCGAGAAACAAATCTGCCTCATCCCGCAAAATTTCGAAGCGGTGGCGTCGGTGGGCCGGGAAATTTATGCGGGATCCCAAGCCTCGTGCATGCCGGGACTTGTCTTTTGCCAAGCGCGGAACATCCATTCTCGCCACACCCCCAAGCCCCACACGTCATCCTCGACGGCCATAGCCAAGGCCCCAGCGCCGGCCACGATCGGGGATCTCCTGAGCGCGTGCATGTATGCCGGGCCTGCCCCACAAGCCCCCTCGGCGATCTCCTTGGATGCCATGCTAGCTCGGGGAGATTCCACCTCTGCCACCGACACGCGTAGGCCGTGGCCGATGGCAGGCTGGAATGACGTGATGGGGTGGGATGGAATCCTGCCCTGCGGATGCCGAGCGGGAGCCGGATTACCCACAGGCCAGTCCACTGGCCGAAATCCGGCTCAGCCAAAGGAGTGGTAGCATATTGCAAGCGCTGTAGGCGCGACATCCCACAGGCAAGGGTTTCTAACCCTTGACTATGGTACGGGGAGCGAAACCCAATGCCAAGCCCACTCCCCCTGTGTGTCATTCTGAAAAATCTGAAGCGCAGGCCTGTGCGCTGGGGATTTATTCAGAATCTTGGCAGGAATGAATGTCCAGCGCCCCAAGATCCTGAATCGACCACCATAGCTAGAAGCCCCGGCAATGGCCGTTCAGGATGACATATTGGGAAGGAATGAGTTCCGGCCCTGCGGGCGCCCAATCGCCCTTTACCCCGATCATCGAAAGACAAACCCTCGCTTCAAGGGATCGGCCGGATCAATAACGAACTCATGCTTGCCCGTGATGAAAGCCGTTCCACGGACTTCAGGGATGACTGCGGGAATGCCTTCGTAATCTACCGTCTGGAGGACACGGCAATCAAAGGTGGTCCCCAAAATGCTCTCGATTTTCATCCACTCCCCTACCCCGATTTCTCCTCGGACATGATGAATGGCCATCCTTGCAGATACCCCCGAACCCGTGGGAGAGCGATCCACTTCCCCTTCCGCAAAGATGCAGACGTTGCGGCTATCGACCCCTTCCGAGACTGGACCTCCGATGAAGATCGTCCCGTAGAGAAACCCCAAATCTGGTTCGGTAGGGTGCTGGATATCTCGCTGAGCCATGACTGCCCGCTTGATATCCATCCCCGTCTGGATCAATCGCTGGTAGGCTTCTGGCGTGCAGGGAATCCCCAGCGCATCCGCATCCACGAATGCATAAAAAGCTCCTCCGTAGGCGAGATCGTATTTCACCTTGCCAAGTCCCGGAACCTCCACCTTCTGATCGAGATCTACCACAAATGAAGAGACATTCTGGAAGCGCATATCCACAGCTTGTCCGTCCTCGACTTTCACATAGGCATGAAGCAAGCCGCATGGGGCCTCGATCCGGATGTGGGTTTCAGGCTCCTGTACATTCACCCATTGAGCTTCCACTGCCAACTTGGCAATGGCGATCGTAGCATGTCCACACATGGTACTATAGCCTTCATTATGCAAAAAGACCACCCCAAAATCGGCCACTTGACTGGGCGTAACCACCACACCATACATGTCCGCATGGCCCCGCGGTTCAAACATCAGTGTGGTGCGTAGGTGGTCATAGTGATCACGGATAAAGTTGCGGTAGTCGAGGACCCGATCTCCTTCAAGTGCAGGAAATCCATCGAGAATCACCCGGAGCGGTTCGCCCCCGGTATGCATGTCGATCGTGCGGATCGCCACCCAATCCTGTGGAGGCTGCCACGTGTCAACAGAAAATGACATGGAAAAAATCGTTAGTTCGTTTGTGGGTCCGAATCACCCGTTCACCACCAATCTTGCTGCCACGAGATCCTCTAGGGCATGACCGACGGATTTGAAGACCGTGATGGTCTCGGCGTCCATTCGTCCAGAGACTTCTCCTCGACAGAGCCCAAAAAGGTCGCCTTTCAGATCTTCCTCTTGAATGATCCCAGCTGCAATCGGCTGACTCAGGTCACCGGCTTCTTTGGGTGCCATCTCCAATGAATCGACATACACATCCGCTCGCGTCATGACGGCATCGTTGGACTCGCGCATCGTAGGTTTGAAGGCTCCGACAAGATCCAGATGTTGGCCATTTTGTAGCCATTCTCCCAGAATCAGGGGAGATTCACTCATAGTTGCGACAGAGATGATATCCGCCTTTTGAACTGCGCGGCTCAGATTTGGGACGACTTCGACGGATTCGAAGCGATCGCTGAAGCGCCGGGCAAGCTTGGCTGCCTTGTCTGGGCTTCGGCCATACAGGGTCAAATGCCTGAGGGGTCGCACAGCCTGATGCGCTTCGATGAGGAATGGCGCCAATGCGCCGGTTCCTACCATGAGCAGATGTTCGGAATCTGGACGAGCCAAGTAATCAGCCGCCAATGCCGAGGCCGCAGCTGTCCGCCAATTGGTCAGTGCCTTGGCATCCATCAAGGCTTTGGGGACCCCTGTCACCGCATCGAGCAAATAATAGATCCCTTGAATGGTGGGCAACCCAAGACTTCGATTCTCGGGAGATACCTGCACAATCTTCACCCCGGCATACTGGCCCATCTGTACAGCAGGCATGAGCAGCAAGGTATTATCGGTATTTCCACCGGGATGGGGAAAATCGAGGTGCATCCGTTGAGGGATGATAAATGATTCTGTGAATCCCGTCCTGAGCGCTTCGATCAGCTTGGGGAAGGAAAAGGCCAGTGCCAAGTCGGCTTCTGTCAATTGGGAAATCATGGGTACAGTGAGCAGGAGATTCGGAAATTGCGGACAAATGTTGCAGGGGGGACAATTCGCTATATAGGATATTTTGATCAATGAGGCAATATTCCCAACCCGATTTATGGGTAAAATTCTTACAGCTTCCGCAGTGATGGTGGGAATGGTGATTGTATCAATATTTCCAGAGTGATAGTATCATTTTTTGAAAAGTGATACTATCATTTGATACTATCATCTATTAACTTGTCTATTCATTCTACTGACGAGCATGAAGCCTCCATACGAAATCACCTCTTCGATCCTCCAATTGGTTTCTGAAATTTCCGAAAAGATCGGAGCTATTCACGCTACCATGATGGACAGACCTTCTCCTGAACTCCGGAAGAAGAATCGAGTCAGAACGATTAAGGCATCCTTGGCGATCGAAGGCAATACCCTCTCTGAGGCTCAAATCACAGCCATCATAGACAACAAAAGGGTGTTGGGTCCCCAGACTGAGATTACCGAGGTAAGGAATGCCATTGAGGTATATGACCAATTGCCAGAATTTGATCCATACAGTTTGGCTGATTTCCTTCAGGCACATGGCACCCTCATGAATGGGCTGATGGATAGACCCGGAACCTTCAGGACCTCCGGAGTAGGAATAGTCAAGGGAAATGTCATATCACATCTGGCCCCTCCTGCTCGTTTGGTCCCAAGCTTGATGGAAAAGCTATTCGACTACCTCAAGCACTCGACTGATCATGCTTTGATCAAGAGTTGTGTTGGGCATTATGAAATTGAATTTATCCATCCTTTTCTGGACGGAAATGGAAGAATGGGACGACTCTGGCATACCTGCCTAATGATGCGAAACTACCCCATCATCGAATTCCTTCCCTTTGAAACGCTTATCAAGCATCGGCAAGCGGGGTATTACAATGCCATGGAACATGCTGACAATTCGGGAAAATCTACTGTTTTCATTGAATTCATGCTAATGGCCATCCGTGATGCGCTTGATGAAGTCATGCTTACTCCTCCCCCGAGTTTAAAGCCCAAAGATCGACTGGTTTACTTTCGATCTCATTTCGATGGAAATACCTTCAGCAGAAAAGACTATTTATCCGTTTTTGGGAATCTGTCTACCGCTACGGCAAGTCGCGACTTGAAATTAGCGGAGTCCCAAGGCTTGGTCACCAAAACTGGCCAGCGCAACCAGACTCGCTATTCATGGACTTCGTAGCTTGCCCCTACCCCATTTGCATCCCCTCCCTCGTGCAGCGATATTTGCCCGACGAAATTTCGATATGACCGATCACATTCGCCAACTGATTCTCAGCCATACTGGAGCTACCGACATCGGCAGAGGCACCCGCATTCAAGGTCTTTGGAGTGGATATGGCCACATCAGCCGATACCCACTCATCGGCTCCGAACTCAAAAGCATCGTCCTGAAACACGTTCAGATGCCCGCAGGAGGTACGCATCCGAGAGGCTGGAACACCGACCTTTCCCATCAGCGAAAGGTCAAATCCTATGATGTGGAGACGCATTGGTATGGGGCATGGAGCTCCTATTGCGATGATCGATGCCGCGTGCCGCAGTGCTTGGCATCAGAGGCTGGGGACGGAGAATTGGTGATCCTGCTGGAAGATCTCGACCCCGCGGGATATCCTGCTCGGAGATCCCAGATCCAATGGCCGCAAATCCAACTCTGCCTTCAATGGCTGGCCAATTTCCATGCGACCTATCTAGGAGAAAAACCGCTTGGGCTTTGGGAAACGGGTACGTATTGGCACCTCGAAACCCGTCCTGATGAACTGGCCGTACTGGACGATCGAGCCCTCAAGCAACATGCTGCACAGATCGACCAGCTACTCAAGGACAGTCCCTTTCAGACCTTCGTGCATGGAGATGCCAAGCTGGCCAATTTCTGTTTTTCCGAAACCGGAGACACAGTGGCGGCTGTGGATTTCCAGTATGTGGGAGGGGGC is a window from the Pontibacter sp. G13 genome containing:
- a CDS encoding ornithine cyclodeaminase family protein → MISQLTEADLALAFSFPKLIEALRTGFTESFIIPQRMHLDFPHPGGNTDNTLLLMPAVQMGQYAGVKIVQVSPENRSLGLPTIQGIYYLLDAVTGVPKALMDAKALTNWRTAAASALAADYLARPDSEHLLMVGTGALAPFLIEAHQAVRPLRHLTLYGRSPDKAAKLARRFSDRFESVEVVPNLSRAVQKADIISVATMSESPLILGEWLQNGQHLDLVGAFKPTMRESNDAVMTRADVYVDSLEMAPKEAGDLSQPIAAGIIQEEDLKGDLFGLCRGEVSGRMDAETITVFKSVGHALEDLVAARLVVNG
- a CDS encoding proline racemase family protein; this translates as MSFSVDTWQPPQDWVAIRTIDMHTGGEPLRVILDGFPALEGDRVLDYRNFIRDHYDHLRTTLMFEPRGHADMYGVVVTPSQVADFGVVFLHNEGYSTMCGHATIAIAKLAVEAQWVNVQEPETHIRIEAPCGLLHAYVKVEDGQAVDMRFQNVSSFVVDLDQKVEVPGLGKVKYDLAYGGAFYAFVDADALGIPCTPEAYQRLIQTGMDIKRAVMAQRDIQHPTEPDLGFLYGTIFIGGPVSEGVDSRNVCIFAEGEVDRSPTGSGVSARMAIHHVRGEIGVGEWMKIESILGTTFDCRVLQTVDYEGIPAVIPEVRGTAFITGKHEFVIDPADPLKRGFVFR
- a CDS encoding phosphotransferase; its protein translation is MTDHIRQLILSHTGATDIGRGTRIQGLWSGYGHISRYPLIGSELKSIVLKHVQMPAGGTHPRGWNTDLSHQRKVKSYDVETHWYGAWSSYCDDRCRVPQCLASEAGDGELVILLEDLDPAGYPARRSQIQWPQIQLCLQWLANFHATYLGEKPLGLWETGTYWHLETRPDELAVLDDRALKQHAAQIDQLLKDSPFQTFVHGDAKLANFCFSETGDTVAAVDFQYVGGGCGMKDVAYFVGSCLYEDDCEALEGQILDTYFAELRAALIRKGKDMDPDALEADWRNLYPVAWTDFHRFLKGWSPGHWKINSYSERLAQSVIAQISR
- a CDS encoding crotonase/enoyl-CoA hydratase family protein → MNWTYFSVDIQDHVAHVAFNRPEKANSLHMPMWEEMRAIFEHLHQEPEARVIVLSGEGKHFCAGIDLELLMSLQSFNQTDCEGRKREQLRGFIFKLQDCITAIEKCRKPVMAAIHGACVGGAVDIVSACDMRYATEDAYFSIKEIDLGLVADIGTLQRLPTILQPGMVAEMAYTGRKVFGPEAAQIGLTNRCFADKAQMMEAVLEIAGTIAAKSPLCIRGTKEVLLYKRDHSVEDSLNYMVAWNASMLMSKDLMESFQAHMMKRKPVYDN
- a CDS encoding Fic family protein, whose product is MKPPYEITSSILQLVSEISEKIGAIHATMMDRPSPELRKKNRVRTIKASLAIEGNTLSEAQITAIIDNKRVLGPQTEITEVRNAIEVYDQLPEFDPYSLADFLQAHGTLMNGLMDRPGTFRTSGVGIVKGNVISHLAPPARLVPSLMEKLFDYLKHSTDHALIKSCVGHYEIEFIHPFLDGNGRMGRLWHTCLMMRNYPIIEFLPFETLIKHRQAGYYNAMEHADNSGKSTVFIEFMLMAIRDALDEVMLTPPPSLKPKDRLVYFRSHFDGNTFSRKDYLSVFGNLSTATASRDLKLAESQGLVTKTGQRNQTRYSWTS